GTTGGCGTTCACGCGCTCGCGGCTTAGGACTCTGGTAGAGGCAATCGTGGCGCTTCCCATTGTTCTTCCACCAACCGTGCTGGGTTTCTATCTGTTGATCGCACTCGGTCCCCATGGTTTGATCGGCGGCCCATGGAAAGACCTCACCGGCTCGGCGCTCTCCTTTACGTTTACGGGGTTGGTCATCGCCTCGACGTTCTATTCGCTCCCTTTTGTCGTGCAACCCCTGCACGGAGCGTTCGAGGCAGTAGGCAAGAAGCCACTGGAAGCGGCCTGGTCGCTGGGAGCCTCGAAGCTGGATGCCTTTTTTACCGTGGCGTCACCCATGGCGATTCGAGGATACCTGAGCGCCGTGGTATTAGGCTTTGCCCATACGCTCGGCGAGTTCGGCGTGGTGCTGATGGTTGGCGGTAATATTCCAGGCGTGACCAAAGTCCTCTCCATTGCCATCTACGATCACGTCGAGGTCCTTGAATATACCCAAGCCCATGTGCTTTCGGCCGTGCTCCTTATCTTCAGTTTTCTCATTCTGACGATCGTGTATACGGTCACGTCTCATGAATAGACTCGACGCACGATTCCTCATCGACTATCCCGGGTTTCGTTTTGACGTGACTTGCACGGTCCCGCTTGAAGGGACGATAGCGGTATTTGGGTCGTCCGGGAGCGGCAAGACCACGCTGTTGAGGTGCATAGCCGGTTTAACCCGCGCGCCTTCGGGGTTTCTTCAGTTCGACCAGGAGGTTTGGCAAGACGACGCTCGTGGGATTTTTCTTCCGGTCGAACGCCGGCACGTCGGGGTCGTTTTTCAGGAAGCGCGCCTGTTTCCGCATCTCACCGTCACGCAAAACCTCAAGTACGGAATGAAACGCAGCCATCCCTCCCGAGTGAGTTGTTGGACCTTGAGCCGCTCTTTCAGCGCCGGGTGCCACACTTGTCGGGCGGTGAGCAGCAACGTGTGGCAATAGGAAGAGCGCTGTTAACCAGCCCGCAACTTTTGTTGATGGATGAACCCTTGGCCTCTCTCGATCAACAACGAAAAAAGGAAATCGTTCCCTATCTTCAGAGACTGAACCATGAATTGCGCATTCCCGTTCTGTACGTCAGCCACGACCTTCATGAAATGCTGCAGCTCGCCCATCATATGATTCTGCTGAAAGAGGGGAGAGTGG
This is a stretch of genomic DNA from Flavobacteriales bacterium. It encodes these proteins:
- the modB gene encoding molybdate ABC transporter permease subunit, which produces MDWGPLWLTLQLAAVTVVVLLLVGTPLAWWLAFTRSRLRTLVEAIVALPIVLPPTVLGFYLLIALGPHGLIGGPWKDLTGSALSFTFTGLVIASTFYSLPFVVQPLHGAFEAVGKKPLEAAWSLGASKLDAFFTVASPMAIRGYLSAVVLGFAHTLGEFGVVLMVGGNIPGVTKVLSIAIYDHVEVLEYTQAHVLSAVLLIFSFLILTIVYTVTSHE
- a CDS encoding ATP-binding cassette domain-containing protein produces the protein MNRLDARFLIDYPGFRFDVTCTVPLEGTIAVFGSSGSGKTTLLRCIAGLTRAPSGFLQFDQEVWQDDARGIFLPVERRHVGVVFQEARLFPHLTVTQNLKYGMKRSHPSRVSCWTLSRSFSAGCHTCRAVSSNVWQ